A window of Serinus canaria isolate serCan28SL12 chromosome 27, serCan2020, whole genome shotgun sequence genomic DNA:
CCTGCTTGGGCTGCACCACCTGCACCTGCTGCACCACGGCGGGCTGCCCCGAGCCGGGGCTCTGCACGATCAGCAGGTTGCTGCCGGCCTGGATGATGTTCTCGGCCGTGGTCTCGATCAGCACCGTCTCCACCTGCTCGGCCACGGCCACGGCCGCGGGCTGCCCGGGGGACCCGGCCTTTTTCCGGGGCTTTTTGCCCGCTTTGGAAGGGCTGTCCGTGAGCAGCTGGGCCTGCCCGCCCGCCTCGGGGCTCACCAGGGCGGGTGGCAGGGTCAGGGTGACGTTGGCACCCCCGGGCAGTTTGACCACGCCGCCCGCTCCCGCCTTCTGCGCCGGGGCCGGCTTGATGGGCACGGGCTTGTgcgaggaagaggagggagtgAGGATGGCCTGGTTGGTGCCTGGGATGATCTGGATCTGGTTAGGCTGCACCTGGATGGTCTGAGCCCCGGCGGGCTGCACCGCCTGGTACTGGAtgttggaggaggaggaggaggaggaggaggaggaggaggaggaggaggaggagcgcGAGCCTTTGTTGAGCACGGCCGCGTTCTGGATGGCGAAAATCAGCTGTCCCCCGGCGTAGGAGGTGCCCACCTGGGAGCCCTGGATCTGGAAGAGGTTCCCCTTGGAGGACAGGATGCCGATGCTGCTCTTGGCCGAGCCCAGGGGCAGCGGGGCGGGTTTGATGGGCACCAGCTTGCGaggggtgggctggggaggcgcgggcggcgcggcggcggcttCCACGGCGGGGGGACCGATCTTGCTGCAtgtggctgccagcagggccaggggagagggctgggagtCCTGGGGAGAGAGGGCAGTCAGTGCCAGGCgcctgcaggaacagctgatGGGACAGCCCTGACGGAGGGAGCAGAATTCCCAAACAACCCAGGCCGGGAAGGATCTTTGGGATTGTCCAGTCCAACCTGGGGGACACTCTGTCACCCCCAGCATGGCACTGAGGGACACTTTGTCACCCCCCAGGTGACTCCCCCACCCTTCTGGGCAGCCCATCCCAACTCCcattttttctgtgaaggaatTCCTGCCGATGTCCAGCACCTCACTGCTTCCAGCAGTGGTGACATTTAAAATCCCACCCCTGTGCCCCTAAATCCTTTTAAATTCCATCCTTGTGTCCTTAAAACCATCCTAAAGCTCCAAACCATCCTTAAAACCATCCTAAAGCTCCAAACCATCCTTAAAACCATCCTAAAGCTCCAAACCATCCTTAAAACCACCCCAAAGCTCCAAACCATCCTTAAAACCACCCCAAAGCCGTGGACATCCTGGAAACCTCCTGGATTTTCCCCCCGGAACGCCACAGGCAGCTCAGATCCCACGGGCTGGGAACACCCGGGCTGCTcggggaggaggagcagctccaggctcagggctggcaaggagccccagccaggctccgGGGGCTGTCGTGCCCTCCTGGCTCCTCCCGAGCCCCGGGCAGagccccgggccggggccgggctcACCTgggcggcggaggcggcggcgggctGCAGGTACTCGCTGGGGCTGACGGCAGCGGTGGCAGCCATGCTGTCCCTcgagctgtggggacagggcagggagggatcaGCTCCTCGGGGAGCCCAGCCCGCGGCTCTGACCCCCGGGGCTCTGCCTGGTGCCCCCCAGAACCGCCCCACCTCACACCGGGGGCTGCCCCCCATGCCTCACCTTCTCCCCGGGGTTTGGGCTTTGGTTGGTTCCCAAGGGAAACCCCCAGGAGAATTCCTGGATTTCCCTCATTCTCCTGAATTCCAGCACAGCCTCGGCTCGAGGAGCAGCCCCCCAAAGGTGGCAGAGCCCAGCTTCAAAGCAGGTGTGCCCAGAGAGCCAAAATCTCCCCAGTTCCAGCCCAAAatcttcccattcccagcctgaAATCACCCCAGTTCCAGCCCCAAATAttcctgttcccagccccaaaTCTTCCTATTCCCAGCCTGAAATCTTCCTGTTTCCACCCTGAAatcttcccattcccagccccaaaccacCCCGGTTCCAGCCCAAAATATTCTCATTCTCAGCCCCAAATCTTCCTGTTCCAGCCCAAAATCTCCCCAGTTCCAGCCCCAAATCTTCCTGTTCCAGCCTGAAATATTCCTGTTTCCACCCTGAAATCTCCCCAGTTCCAGCCCAAAatcttcccattcccagcccgAAATATCCTCGTTTTCCCAGGGATTTTGGGTGGCTGTTCCCTCCCTTCCATCGGAATttagggcagagctgagccGAGGATCAACAGCCCCGAGCGAGCGCGAATCAGAGCGGGGCTGAGCCGGCCGGGGAGGAGCCAGGTCCCGGCCAGGGAGATCCCGTTTTCCGggagaaatcccatttttgtggaagaaatcccatttttgtGGAAGAAACCCCATTTTCCCGGAAAAATCAATGGGGATGTTAATGCAGGGAAGCCCCGTGTGATCCCTCCGTGTGTTTCCCACTCGTGGTGAAGCAGAGCCCCCGAAATTTGGGaaccatcccaaatccctccgAGGGAATTTGGGAACCATCTCAAACCCCAGCAGGGGAATGAATCCCATAAGGAAATGAATCCCATGAGGAAAATCGGGGAAATGAATCTCAGGAGAGAAACTTGGGAATCATCCCAAACCCCACCAGGGGAATTTGGaaaccatcccaaaccccaccaGGGGAATTTGGGaaccatcccaaaccccaccaGGGGAATGAATCCCATAAGGAAATTTGGGAACCATCCTGAATGAATCCCATAAGGGAATTTGGGAACCATCCTGAATGAATCCCATAAGGGAATTTGGGAACCATCCTGAATGAATCCCACAAGGATAAAACCAGCCCAGATCCCACCAGGGGAACGAATCCCCAAAGGACATTTGGGGACCACCCCGAACCCCCCACGCAAATTCAGTAAATCCCCCGGATTCCCCAGCCCCCCGAACCCTCCCGGGAGCCCCGATCGCAGCCGGGACCGGATCCCCCGAGCGGACCCAGCCCGGATCCTTCCCCAAATTCCCGCCCCAAATCCCCCCGAACCGGGGGCGGCCTCCCCCAGACCTGCCCCGGGACCCCCCGAGCATCCCGGgacccccgggccgggccgaggcCGCGACCCCCGAGCGCCCCCCGGGctccccccgcgccgcccccgccgctccGGGCGGTCCCGGGGGAGGCGGGTCCCAAAGGCCGGGCCCGCCCCCGACCGGGCCCCGCTGCCGGaagcgccgcccgcccgccgggcGCCGGGGGAGGGCGGCTcggggcggccgcgggccgctccccgccccggCGGCCCCGCAGCggccgcggcccggccccgctccccccgcaCTGAccggccgggggcggcggcgcctCCGACCCGCTCACGGCGCCATCTTCCTCCGCCGGGCACCGCCCTGCTGCGCCCGCCCCCCGAGGGGGTTTGGGCCAATCGCCGCCAGGCTGCTTTGCGAACTGGCCAATGGGCGGTGAGATGGTGGAGCGACGGCCAATCTGCGGCGGGGGAAAGGTTGATGGGCAGCTGCGCCGAGCAGTAAGGCTCGTGATGGAGGGATTGCTCTGCCAATGGACGCGGAGTTCTGAGGTGACGGACGGCAGAGACAAGCCAATAGCAGGGAAGATCTCTGGTTGACAGTACAGACAGCCAATGGACGCAAGCCCAGCCTGTGGCTATCGCTGTTTGATTGACAGGCCCCCAGAAGGGCGGAGTTCCTCTTGGGCGGGACCCGCCCAAAACACGCCTCGTGATTGGTTACGATAATTTGATTGACAGATATATGAATCAATGGAAGGCGCGATACCCAAGAGCTGCGCTTGCGATTGGCGGAGGGGGGAGTCCGAGCGGCTGAAGCCGGATGACGTCACGGGGTCCCCCGGCGGGTGGGGAGTCCCGGGGATCCCCCTcgccccccctccccccatcAAAGGTGGCACGGAGGAGATCCGGGGGTCCAGGGGGGGATCCGGGGGTCCCGAGGTGTTCCGGGGGTCCCGGGGCGGGCAGGGAGGAGATCCGGGGGTCCAGGGGGGGAtccgggggtcccgggggtgACGGCGCCCCCGAGGGACCCCAACCCCTGCAGGGGAGGGACACCGCGGGGTTCAGGGGGTCCCTGCGGAACTGGGGGTGCCCCCTCAGCGGGATGGgggtccccagcccctcacaaCAATCGGGGTGCTCGGGGGGGGTTCAGTGTCGCGGAGGGGATCGGGGTTCCCTGAGAGGATGGGGGTGCCCATTCCCATGGCAGATTTTGGGGGGTCGGGGTGGTTGGAGNNNNNNNNNNNNNNNNNNNNNNNNNNNNNNNNNNNNNNNNNNNNNNNNNNNNNNNNNNNNNNNNNNNNNNNNNNNNNNNNNNNNNNNNNNNNNNNNNNNNNNNNNNNNNNNNNNNNNNNNNNNNNNNNNNNNNNNNNNNNNNNNNNNNNNNNNNNNNNNNNNNNNNNNNNNNNNNNNNNNNNNNNNNNNNNNNNNNNNNNNNNNNNNNNNNNNNNNNNNNNNNNNNNNNNNNNNNNNNNNNNNNNNNNNNNNNNNNNNNNNNNNNNNNNNNNNNNNNNNNNNNNNNNNNNNNNNNNNNNNNNNNNNNNNNNNNNNNNNNNNNNNNNNNNNNNNNNNNNNNNNNNNNNNNNNNNNNNNNNNNNNNNNNNNNNNNNNNNNNNNNNNNNNNNNNNNNNNNNNNNNNNNNNNNNNNNNNNNNNNNNNNNNNNNNNNNNNNNNNNNNNNNNNNNNNNNNNNNNNNNNNNNNNNNNNNNNNNNNNNNNNNNNNNNNNNNNNNNNNNCCTGGTCACTCATCGCTGGAGGAAAGGGAGCAAGgtaaagaaaagattaaaaaaaataataataaaaaaaaaatttaaaatcaggatttataaatctaaaattttattgagacaaaaaaaaaaatcaaatcaaaaccaaaaaatccaaaataaaaactggaCAGAGCTCGGTATGAAGTTAAAATCCAAACACGAACTTTTACATTTGCACACGGATTTTTGCACAGGAACCCAAACACATGCTCATAAAAAAGGTTTGTACAATGCACGTCGAGATCCCACCCCTGGAGTCACTTAAATAGTTCAGGATTTGGGAAATAAATCTGatttcaaaaatcaaaacccCCCCGAGGTTCTGGGaaagcagctccctcccagcctcgCTCTGGGGAGAAGTTGGGACTGACTGGGTTTTtgcttgtgctgctcttggttcctctcctcccacactccctccctgctggctgggcaggaaAATCCAGAGTGGGAAAAAGAACAAGTGGTCAGAAACTcaggaaatctcttttttcttgagattattttttccccccctctaaTTTGGAGAAGTAGCACCTTAGAACggaaagaaaaaagggttaaaaaggcAATCAAAGGGTTAAAATCCATCATCCCCCCCATACAATGCACTGTCAGGAGTGGCAGTTCTGCTGCAGGACGATACAGAATCACAAAGTTGCATTTTCACAAAGTCTCCCCTCCCGCCCCAGCCGTTCCCTCCCCTgttccccaaaatccccctaAAAATCGCTCGAGGGTCAGCTCCAGGCATTTTGGACATTCACAGTTTCAGtgtctctgtccccagtgctggcagcaatTCTGGAATcttctccctttatttttttttaatccattgattttctttgctgaattcaggatttttttagaaaaaaaaatgaattcaggttcttttttttaaaaacaaacaaaccccaaaaatatggaaattatCTGGAAATGTCATCACCAGACCTCATTTCCCTCCTTGATTAAAAGTGATTgaattccccccaaaatccctcccttccttcccaaagGATAACACCAGGAAATAgccaaaaagaaaggaaaggaaaaaaaaaaaaaaaagggaaaaaaatggaaaaggaaaataaaaatcagaatccAAAGACCTACACACATGCTACGCCTTAAAAATGCAGAGTTAACACTACTGGGAacggggctgggggctgtgggatgggctctggaggggaagcaggctccctctgcattcccagtcccagtcccagtcccagcccgGCCATCCCGGCCAGTCCTTCATGGAAGGGGCTTTGCTTCCgctcccactgctctgagacccccccagcccaggattcccaccccatccccttggctctccctccctccctccctccctccctccccccctcccccgtGGAATCTGGAATTCCACGGGATGCTGCTGGGAAtctggcagggagcagagcagtggctgcagggcacagacaccgggctgggggggctctTCCAGGGCACCTCCAAACCCCTCCTTTGCTCACACCCCACAAAGTTCGGATCGtcttcccaaaaaaaacccccagagctgcccgGAGCGGGGGCCACCGGGGCTTAGTTCTTGTCCTCCTTCTTGTCATCGTCCTCTGAGGGGTAGGAGTGCCATGTCAACCTCTCCTCGTAGAACGAGATCACCACCTGCGGGCACTTGATGTTGGCTTCCTTGGCGGGCACCAGGTCGGCCTCGTCAGAGTTCTTCCTGTGGGGCAGAGACAGGGActcagggagggagcagcaggagaagggaattcCCTGGATGTCCCAGGGAACACTGACCCTGACCCTAAACCCTGACCCTAAACCCTGACCCTTGGTGGGCACCAGGTCGGCCTCGTCAGAGTtcttcctgcagggacaggacaggggctcaggagggagcagcaggagaagggaattcCCTGGATGTCCCAGGGAACACTGACCCTGACCCTAAACCCTGACCCTAAACCCTTGGTGGGCACCAGGTCGGCCTCGTCCTAGTTCTTCTTGGTGTGTGAGAGGAAAGGGAAgtgagggaggagaaaagaaggaatgggaaaaatCAGGGACCAGAAGGGAGTGGAGTTCCTGAGGGGCTCAGGATGTCCCTAACCCCAAACCCTGAACCCCAAACCTAAACCCTGACCCCAACCCCCTGACCCTCCCTGGGATCAGAGCCTGATGTCCCCTCCTGATCCCTCTTTTCTCCAGGACCAACATTCCCACTCCCTCAGCCGCTCCTGgagctccaaacccttccctggCCACGCTCCAGCCTCTCTTTCCAGCAGTGGGCAcggcacagagggacaatccctgATCCCACACAGTTCCCCCACTGGGATGATCCCCTGGGGGAGGTGCCAGCCCCCTGGAGCCCTCACCACTTCATCAGGAACATCAGCTCCCCGCTGGAATCCGTGGCTCCGATGATCCGCTCCGGCTCGAAGCCTCGGGCGAAGCCTCGCGGTTTCTCCGActgggaaaagggggggaaaaaagggagaaaattccATTTGTGAATTCCCAGAGCGACATTCCCGGCTCgggggatgggcagggaggaTCGGGCTGGGATTCCAAGGATGTGGGGATGTTCCCGGggctccaggggagctgggaaggctcaggtggggaagggaaggatccagggagagctggagagggactgggataAGGGATGGTTGGAAAGGACACAGGGAACTGGTGAAACTGGGATCAGACTGGGAGACTCGCCAAGCCAAGCTCAGccatcccctccttcctccttcccaacTCTCCAGCCTCCCATTCCTCGGAAAAACCCCTTGGAATGGCTTTTCCGGGCACCAAAAAAACGGCTTTTCCATGGTTTTTCCTCGGAATCCTTTTTCCAGGACCCCACTCCAGCCTcacctcttccttcttcttctttggtTTGCTCTCCTCCCCTTTGTCCTCCGTGTCTGACTCGGCCTTGCGCTTGCTGCCCTCGGACTTCTCGCTCTCGTGGGCGGTTTTCTGGGATTGCAGGAATTCCGCGATCAGATCCGGGCAGTCCAGGTTCTCCTCGGGCTCCCAGGTGTTGTCCTCGCTGCCAGCAAACACAAATCCCTCACTTTTCCCGGTTCTCCCAGCCCGGAAAATCCCGGATGTGGCACCGCCGGGATGCTGAGGATGTTTGGAGTGATCCAGGTGGGAATGCCGGACCCAATTCCCACATCCCGAGCTCCCCATGGACAATCCCCTCGCTGGAGCAGGGATCTTTATCCACCTCTCCATCCCAGAGTTTTCTCAGCttccacagctgctcagggaatcaaaaattcccaaaaatccaTCCAGCGCTGGCTGGGAAAACTCTGGATTCAgagcctggaggaaagggaggaaattcCCTTCTCAGGAGAGAATTCCTGGGATCCCACACTGGGACTGAGGGGGGAAATCCCTCCAGGATCTGCTTCCAGCTTGGAATGGGATTTCCCACTCTGGTACACTGggattttccaggattttctctccctgggatgggaaatcCTTGGGAACACTGGGATTTTCCTTGGGAACACCGGcattttccaggaatttttctccctgctctccctgagaTGGGCAATCCTTGGGAACAACACAATTTTTGTGGGAACACTGCCATTTTCCTTGGGAACACCAGGATTTTCCAGAACACTGGGATTTTGCTTGGGAACACCGGGATTTTCCAtgattttctctccctgctctccttgtGGTGGGAAATCCTTTGGAACAACATGATTTTTGTGGGAACACTGGGATTTTCCATGgttttctccctgctctccctgggatgggaaatcCTTGGGAACAACACAGTTTTTGTGGGAACACTGGGATTTTGCTTGGGAACACCGGgattttccaggaatttttctcCCCGGTCTCCCTGGGACAGGAAATCTTTGAGAGCAGTAGGATTTTTGTGGGAACATTGGGATTTTCCTTGGGAACACCGGGATTTTCCATggttttctctccctgctctccctggggtGGGAAAtccttgagagcagcaggattttAGTGGGAACACCAGGATTTTCCAGAAcactgggattttccagaaCACTGGGATTTTCCTTGGGAACACTGGTATTTTCCAGAACACTGGGATTTTCCTTGGGAACATCGGGATTTTCCTTGGGAAcactgggattttccagaacactgggattttccttgggaacactgggattttccagaaCACTGGGATTTTCCTTGGGAACACCGGGATTTTCCTTGGGAACACCAGGATTTTCCAGAACACTGGGATTTTCCTTGGGAACACTGGGATTTTCCTTGGGAACATCGGGATTTTCCTTGGGAACACCGGGATTTTCCATGGTTTTCTCTCCTTGCTCtccctgggatgggaaatcCTTCGGAACAACACGGTTTTTGTGGGAACACCGTGATTTTCCTTGGGAACACCGGGATTGTGCCCTCCCcgtgcccccccagccccgttCCAGCGGCGGATCCGCAGGGAATGACTCACTCGGAGAAGCCCTTCCACTTGAGCAGGTATTCCACCTTGCCCTTGACCACGCGCCGGTCCAGCACCTTCTCCACCACgtactcctcctcctcctcctccagcacctcctccaccttcttcttgttctgcttttttcccaTTGTGCTGGCCAGCTTCTCCGCTTTCCCGGGCTGCTGCGGGGGCAAATCCCGGGATGCGGGGTCAGCGGGAGGCTGGGAACGCTGGGATTTTCCTTGGGAATACTGGGATTTTCCCCTGGGAAACACTAGGATTTCCTTGGGAATACTGGGATTTTCCCCTGGGAAACACTGGGATTTccttgggaatgctgggatCTTCCCTGGGAACACTGGGATTTTCCTCGGGAATACTGGGATTTTCCCCTGCGAAACATTAGGATTTCCCTGGGAACACTGGGATCTTCCCTGGGAACACTGGCATTTTCTTGGGAATACTGACATTTTCCCTGGGAACACTGGGATTTTCCCCAGGAACACTGGGATTTTTCCACCCAGGttcttctctccctgccctgctggagctcctcAGAAACTCCGGGATTTTCCTTGGGAACACGGGGATATTCCCACTCCAGggttttctctccctgccccactggAGCTCCTTGGGAACACTGAGATATTCCCGCCAGAAACggggaaaaaaagctgggaTTGGGGCAGGAATCCAggtgggaattcccagagcatTCCCGCTGGAGTGACAGCAGGATTCTGACACAAAGATTTGGATTTTTGCCTTCCCCACTCTTCAATTTCAGAAttccatgaatttttttttttttttttttttttttttccccagcctttcccaaatttttccagCTCATTCCTGAACTCCTGGAGCCGCCCTTCAGCCCTTGGGAAAAGTGGGATAATCCCCTCCTCCAGGgatttctctccctgccttgcctgggATGGAAATCCTGGGGAAAAGTGGGATTTCTGCGAACTCCAGGGGTTCACAGGGACTCAAATCCCATCACCTGTTAATCCCAACTAATCCCAGGGCACATTCCCAGATCCCGACCTCTCCGTGGTCATTCCCTTGCTGGatcagggatgctctgggatgtTTATCCAGCTCTTCATCCCACAGCCGGTCAGGGAATCaaaaattcctggaattccATCCAGTGCTGGCTGGGAAAACCTGGGATTCGGAGCTGGGAATATTCTGGATTCAGAGCCAGGAAATCCCTGGATTCCGAGCTGGGAAAAGCCTGGGTTCTGAACATTTTGGGATCCATTCTTCCCAGATTCCCACAAGGAATTCCCAAGGGCTGCATTCCAAGCCCATTCCCAGGTGTTTTTTTGGGCATTTCCCAgcggctggagcagccccagagctgaaTTCCGTGAATTCCAGGAGCCCAACCCTCCCCTCTCAATTTCCAGAGGAATTTGGGGGTTTATCCCTATTCTTTTCCCACACTTCACAGCCAATCCCAGAGTTAACCCACCAGAATCCCAATTTTTATGCTGGGATCCCTCCGTTTTACAGGAACGCACGGAGCTGctcccaaacccatcccagagggaattccctttttctcacccccaaaatccccttttCTGCCACCCAAAACTCCCCCACGGGGAAGATCCCCGGGATAACCCCGGCTCTGAATCcgcttttccctgggaaaaccttccccagctccttctccagacACACAAACCCGCCGGGATGCCAGAAACGCTTCCCAGCTCCCCGAAATCCCGCAGATTTCCCccaaagcagctcctcctcccctcccagcacattcccggccccagccccgcccccAATTCCCGGATTCCCGGGATTTTTCCCGTTTCCCGCCAAAAGCTGTCGCTGGTCCCTCCCCGGTCCCGCTTCCCACCGAGACCCCTGCCCGCACCCCACGGCGGGTTTAAAGCCCCGTCCCCCAAAATCACACTTTTCCCTCACAAATCCCCTTTTTCCTCCACTAATCCCAGGTTTTGCCCCTCACAAATGCCACTTTCCCCTCACAAATGCCACTTATCCCCTCACAAATCCCCTTTCTCCTCCATTAATCCCAGGTTTTGCCCCTCACAAATGCCACTTTCCCCTCACAAATCTCAGTTTTTCCCTCACAAATGCCACTTTTCCCCTCACAAATCCCCTTTTTCCTCCACTAATCccagttttttcccctcacaaaTGCCACTTTCCCCCTCACAAATCCCCTTTTTCCTCCACTAATCccagttttttcccctcacaaaTGCCACTTTCCCCCTCACAAATCCCAGTTTTTCTCCCTG
This region includes:
- the SP2 gene encoding transcription factor Sp2 isoform X1, translating into MGGSPRCEVGRFWGAPGRAPGVRAAGWAPRGADPSLPCPHSSRDSMAATAAVSPSEYLQPAAASAAQDSQPSPLALLAATCSKIGPPAVEAAAAPPAPPQPTPRKLVPIKPAPLPLGSAKSSIGILSSKGNLFQIQGSQVGTSYAGGQLIFAIQNAAVLNKGSRSSSSSSSSSSSSSSSSNIQYQAVQPAGAQTIQVQPNQIQIIPGTNQAILTPSSSSHKPVPIKPAPAQKAGAGGVVKLPGGANVTLTLPPALVSPEAGGQAQLLTDSPSKAGKKPRKKAGSPGQPAAVAVAEQVETVLIETTAENIIQAGSNLLIVQSPGSGQPAVVQQVQVVQPKQESQVVQIPQQALRVVQAASATLPTVPQKPSQNFQIQAAEPTPTQVYFKTPSGELQTVLLQDASSIPLPSCGSPGTPGTAPGTAPGTGPARRPAPRKERPLPKIAPAGGILSLSAAQLAAAAQAMQTININGVQVQGVPVTITNSAGQQQLTVQNVSGNNVTISGLSPTQIQLQMEQALSGDIQPGEKRRRMACTCPNCKDGDKRPGDPGKKKHICHIPECGRTFRKTSLLRAHVRLHTGERPFVCNWVFCGKRFTRSDELQRHARTHTGDKRFECAQCQKRFMRSDHLTKHYKTHLVTKNL
- the SP2 gene encoding transcription factor Sp2 isoform X3 — encoded protein: MGGSPRCEVGRFWGAPGRAPGVRAAGWAPRGADPSLPCPHSSRDSMAATAAVSPSEYLQPAAASAAQDSQPSPLALLAATCSKIGPPAVEAAAAPPAPPQPTPRKLVPIKPAPLPLGSAKSSIGILSSKGNLFQIQGSQVGTSYAGGQLIFAIQNAAVLNKGSRSSSSSSSSSSSSSSSSNIQYQAVQPAGAQTIQVQPNQIQIIPGTNQAILTPSSSSHKPVPIKPAPAQKAGAGGVVKLPGGANVTLTLPPALVSPEAGGQAQLLTDSPSKAGKKPRKKAGSPGQPAAVAVAEQVETVLIETTAENIIQAGSNLLIVQSPGSGQPAVVQQVQVVQPKQESQVVQIPQQALRVVQAASATLPTVPQKPSQNFQIQAAEPTPTQVYFKTPSGELQTVLLQDASSIPLPSCGSPGTPGTAPGTAPGTGPARRPAPRKERPLPKIAPAGGILSLSAAQLAAAAQAMQTININGVQVQGVPVTITNSAAPVTAARDARAWSGP
- the CBX1 gene encoding chromobox protein homolog 1, producing MGKKQNKKKVEEVLEEEEEEYVVEKVLDRRVVKGKVEYLLKWKGFSDEDNTWEPEENLDCPDLIAEFLQSQKTAHESEKSEGSKRKAESDTEDKGEESKPKKKKEESEKPRGFARGFEPERIIGATDSSGELMFLMKWKNSDEADLVPAKEANIKCPQVVISFYEERLTWHSYPSEDDDKKEDKN